The Novibacillus thermophilus genome segment CCACCCATTTACCAAATGATGAAATCAGTGTATTCTTGTCCATAACGGTATCCTTTACGTTGGATTTGGACAGGAACCACCCTGTACATCCATTGTAAAGGATTTTTTTGTCAGTTGGACAACCGAAATGTGAACATTGAGGGTATTATGAATCATCGGATTTAATTAATGCAACACCAGTGGTTTCACATGCAAAAAACATAAAAATTAATGAATCTTTATCTAAATAAAGGAAGTGTGAAACGTGAAGAAGAGCAGAATGTTGTCGCTGGCGGTACCGCTTATGGTTGTCGTATTTCTGTTTGGGAGTGTTACAAGTGCCGCGCCGAATGATAACTGGTTACGCAGTAATAAAACGGAGTTAAGTGCCCACCGTGGTGCGCAAGTGGCCGCCCCGGAAAACACATTAGAGGCTATTACGCAGGCAGGATTACTAGGTTATGGCTTTGTAGAAATTGATGTCCAAAGAACGAAAGACGGTCATTACGTCTTAATGCATGATCAAACAGTCGACCGTACAACGACAGGATCAGGAAAGGTAGAAGAGTTGACGTTAAAGGAGATTCAAAGTTTTGCGATTAAGGATAAAGACGGCAATGTAACAAAACATAAGGTGCCGACACTTGATGAAGTGCTAGAGGAAGCGCATAAATACAATCTTGGGGTCAATTTTGACGGTTCAAAAGGGAACTGGGAAGACAAAGAGTTCGTAGATGGCATTATGACACAAGCAGATGAAGCGAATGTATTAAACCATTCGTTTTTTGTACTGAGCGATAAAAAGGTTCGAGATCAGTTTCACGCATGGTACCCGGAAGCAACTGTGACATTTCTTGGCAATGCCTTGAAGAATGTAGATGCCGATATTAAAGAGTTAAAAAAGTATAAAAGCGCACTTTATACCACATCCATTGACAATGTAGATAAAAAAGCGGCCCAAAAAATCAGAAGAGCAAAGTTAAAACTGCATGTGTACAACGTCAATTCAACTGAAGCCTATAAAAAAGCGAAAAAGCTCCATCCTCGTTTGATTGAAACAGATGTGATTGTACCTAAACGGAATAAATGATCAAAATCACGTAGAAAAAAATAAAATTTCCGCCAGTCAATTGCGGACTGGCGGAATATGTGTGTCAATGGGACAGTTTAATTCTGGCACCACCGCATATCCTTCGTCTGAGCATTCTGAAAGGAAAATCGGAGGAATACTTACAGGAAAGGCTAAAAACGCACAAGAATGAAAGGTAAAGGTCCAGCTACTGGGTTCCATTGCGCTTTATTTTTTTCAAAAGCGGCGAACTTATTGACGGAGAACTGCATACGATGCACCATGTTGAAAAGTTGACTAACCCACTAAAGAACCTCAAGTTTACTGTATCTTTCCGTTCCAAAGACTGTGACATGATCGTGAAGCGGCCAAAAGGTGAAAGTGGAAACTGAGGAGGACAGGGATGAAAGTAACAACGAGGGGGAATATGCGCTGCGGGCCCTGATCGTACTTGGCGACAGACCGTGTGCGGTGCATTCCATCGCAGAAGTAGCAGAGAAAACATTGGTACCGATCCACTACTTAGAGCAAATTTTATTGCAGTTGAAAAATCTAGGGTATGTTAAAAGTAAGCGCGGTGTACAAGGAGGGTATTCTTTGCGCAGGCCTGCAGCCGACATTGTCGTTGGGGACGTTGTCCGTCAACTGGAAGGCCCTTTAGCCCCCATGGGATGCGTCAGTTTGACAGCGTACGACCCGTGCCCACTGGAAGCCGGTTGTTTGTTAAAGCCGTTGTGGGCCCTTGTGCGTGATACGGTGGCGCAAGTACTGGATAACACGACTTTGGAAGATTTGCTAAACGAAAATATTCGTGAGCCGTCATGATCCCCGCCGACGTTCGATTTTTTCCATGTCGTGCCGGCACGAACTAAACTCGACTAAATACCTCGACATGATCAATTTTACTAAAGTTGATAACTCTGCGTCTCAGTTTCACTTGTGAACTGTTGTCCCGCTGACATCATCAGTCAAAGGAGGGTGTTAAGGTCCCGAATGAAGACATCAGATGTGCTCGTAGAACACATTGTAAACACGTTGAAAGACTTGCGGTACGGTTACGTTGTAATTACCGTCCACGATTCGCGAGTTGTACAAATCGACCGTACAGAAAAACATCGATTGACGGTCCCGCCTTCCCATTCTGAAAGACAATCAGGGAGAGACAATGGCAAATGAAAGAAGTCCTTTTTACTGTTTGCCGACCGGACCACCGGAGGCCCCTTCCCTTTGAGCAGTCGCTTGAAGGAAAGGGGCCTTACGTATGGAAGGAGGTTTTTCCCTCATGCCACGGATTGTTGTCATATCCGGTAGTCCATCTCAATCGGCGAAGACATCTATCGTCGCAGAGTACATGTGCGATCTCATGTACGGGAACAGATGGAGAACGAACGTGATCAAGGTACGGGATTTACCGCCAGAAAGCCTTAATGTATACGTAATTTGACAACCCGGCGATTGTTTCAAGCGTCGAGAATCTAGAGCAAGCGGACGGTGGACTCTCGCCATTTGCTTATGCTGGATTACGCACTAAAATCCGTTCTGTTTGCACTGGGTGCTCAAAACGTCCTCAGCGGTCTTTTTCTCCAGGATACGTGGATTGGAAGCTTTTTAGAAAGGTGATCCTCCTGGAGCCCTTCCGTCTATGGTCGTTGGGTTGCGATATTCTTTAGGCATTTTGTGGTTGACGTTGATCGTGGCGGAGACCATCTCTTCTGACACGGGGATTGGTTACATGGCGATGAATGCAAGGGAATTCATGCAAAGGTTCACATCCCTTTTACTCACACACGATGTGGAGGAAACCGTTGCTTTAGCAGACCGCCTCGTTTTACTTCAGGAGGGAAAAGTAGCTTTTCACATAGACATTCGGCTGGCGCGCCCCCCGGAGGCGAAACCCAATTTGCTAAGTTCGCGGTGCAAATTCTTGAACGTGTCATGGAAGCCTGATG includes the following:
- a CDS encoding glycerophosphodiester phosphodiesterase codes for the protein MKKSRMLSLAVPLMVVVFLFGSVTSAAPNDNWLRSNKTELSAHRGAQVAAPENTLEAITQAGLLGYGFVEIDVQRTKDGHYVLMHDQTVDRTTTGSGKVEELTLKEIQSFAIKDKDGNVTKHKVPTLDEVLEEAHKYNLGVNFDGSKGNWEDKEFVDGIMTQADEANVLNHSFFVLSDKKVRDQFHAWYPEATVTFLGNALKNVDADIKELKKYKSALYTTSIDNVDKKAAQKIRRAKLKLHVYNVNSTEAYKKAKKLHPRLIETDVIVPKRNK
- a CDS encoding RrF2 family transcriptional regulator, whose amino-acid sequence is MKVETEEDRDESNNEGEYALRALIVLGDRPCAVHSIAEVAEKTLVPIHYLEQILLQLKNLGYVKSKRGVQGGYSLRRPAADIVVGDVVRQLEGPLAPMGCVSLTAYDPCPLEAGCLLKPLWALVRDTVAQVLDNTTLEDLLNENIREPS
- a CDS encoding YezD family protein encodes the protein MKTSDVLVEHIVNTLKDLRYGYVVITVHDSRVVQIDRTEKHRLTVPPSHSERQSGRDNGK